The Phycisphaeraceae bacterium genome has a window encoding:
- a CDS encoding sigma-70 family RNA polymerase sigma factor gives MTEILLHRVAAGDQGAMQALIDRFGGLVWSLARRSCPTEAEAEEAVQEIFVDVWQSASRYDAASGAEATFIATIARRRLIDRRRRSDRQKRLVESVGRERPDTAPDRTDEVALGDEAARAAAFLASVSPEQQRVLRLSIYQGLSHEEIAQSTGLPLGTVKTHIRRGLIKLRDLLASARPAEAIG, from the coding sequence GTGACCGAAATTCTCCTCCATCGTGTGGCGGCGGGCGATCAGGGGGCCATGCAGGCCCTCATCGATCGTTTTGGAGGGCTGGTCTGGTCGCTGGCCCGTCGCTCCTGTCCCACTGAGGCCGAAGCGGAGGAGGCGGTGCAGGAGATCTTTGTTGATGTGTGGCAGAGCGCGTCGCGGTACGATGCCGCCAGCGGGGCCGAGGCCACCTTCATCGCCACGATTGCCCGCCGACGGCTCATCGACCGACGCCGCAGGAGCGACCGCCAGAAGCGGCTGGTCGAGAGCGTGGGGCGTGAGCGCCCGGACACGGCCCCCGACCGCACCGATGAGGTCGCGCTGGGCGACGAGGCGGCCCGCGCGGCGGCCTTTCTGGCGTCCGTCTCGCCGGAGCAGCAGCGTGTGCTCCGGCTGAGCATCTACCAGGGGCTGTCGCACGAGGAGATCGCCCAGTCCACCGGGCTCCCGCTGGGCACGGTGAAGACGCACATTCGCCGCGGACTCATCAAGTTGCGCGACCTGCTCGCATCGGCCCGCCCCGCGGAGGCGATTGGATAG
- a CDS encoding anti-sigma factor, giving the protein MTPVTPPNPNRLEELRCDAAAQGLSDAERAEMAALLGAGEARDADQQALDRAAAALMLAFAAQEGDEHASMPASLRAKVHDAVARAPREGGSGAAPKLRLAGTPQDRPAPLSTPATRMNWFPWLLAAACLALAVVAWWPQRGGRGESPTLAEARQQLLAAPGSRTVSWAQNDLGVTGDIVWNNERQEGYMRFAGLPANDPTDIQYQLWIFDGKRQLHNEFHAVDGGVFDVEKREGEVIIRITPKLRIFEPALFAITSEPPGGVVKHTDTEKHRILLVAPVEG; this is encoded by the coding sequence ATGACCCCCGTCACGCCCCCCAACCCGAACCGGCTTGAGGAACTGCGCTGCGACGCCGCGGCGCAGGGCCTGAGCGACGCCGAGCGCGCCGAGATGGCCGCGCTCCTCGGCGCGGGTGAGGCGAGAGACGCGGATCAGCAGGCCCTTGATCGAGCCGCAGCGGCGCTGATGCTGGCCTTCGCGGCTCAGGAAGGAGATGAACACGCCTCCATGCCCGCATCACTGCGAGCGAAGGTGCATGACGCCGTGGCTCGTGCCCCGCGCGAGGGTGGCTCCGGGGCGGCGCCGAAGTTGCGGCTGGCGGGCACGCCGCAGGATCGCCCGGCGCCGCTGTCAACCCCCGCCACACGGATGAACTGGTTCCCCTGGCTCCTCGCGGCGGCATGTCTCGCTCTGGCGGTGGTGGCGTGGTGGCCGCAGCGAGGCGGGCGCGGAGAAAGTCCCACGCTCGCCGAAGCGCGCCAGCAATTGCTCGCCGCGCCCGGTTCGCGCACCGTGTCATGGGCGCAGAACGATCTGGGCGTCACCGGCGACATCGTGTGGAATAACGAGCGTCAGGAGGGGTACATGCGCTTCGCCGGGCTGCCGGCCAATGATCCGACGGATATCCAGTACCAACTCTGGATCTTCGACGGCAAGCGTCAGCTGCACAACGAGTTCCACGCGGTGGATGGCGGCGTCTTCGACGTTGAGAAACGCGAGGGAGAGGTCATCATCCGCATCACGCCCAAGTTGCGCATCTTCGAACCAGCGCTCTTCGCCATCACCAGCGAGCCGCCCGGCGGCGTGGTCAAGCACACCGACACCGAGAAGCACCGGATTCTGCTGGTTGCTCCGGTCGAGGGATGA